CATTATTATTTTGACAAGGCTGATAAGATCTAGGAGCAAGTTAAAGGCGTGTTGTTGTATGTCTCATCTAGTGTTTTTTATTGCTGTGTTCAAATTCTTACTTAATTGCTCAGATTACAAATAGAGGAGAATGCAGCAAAATCTGTATCCTTCTAGCTTGATTAGGAgcaatttttcttttgatctatctctctctttctctagacaTAGATTTTGGCTATTCCTGCTTTTAagaaacatctctctctctctctctctctctctctctctctctaatttttgTCCTAGCTGGTTTGCTTTCTTGTATGCAATTTATGATGATATTCCATTTAGTGAACTTTGTCGCATCAACCAGAATTGGTAGAAGCAGAATTACATCCAAATGCAAACTTTCATAATCCTGTAGTTCCGCCTATAaatcttaaagaaaaaaaaaaatccaggaACTTGGGAATGATTGCAATTTCTTCTATGGTGCATTAACTCTTGAATTCTTGAATCAAGTAGAAACATTTCAGGAAATCAATGTGAACTTAAtgtttctctcctctttttttagGTATTCACCTAACATCAAAGAGATCAAAGTCGTCAACCACCGCAAAGTTAGGAGAGCAAGGCTGTACTATTTGAGGGATAAGCTTCCCCGCCTTTCTACCTTCAAGTAAAATTAACCCCTCCCAAGCAGCAATCGTTTCAAGAGTCTCAAATTTACTTCTGCAGAAGCTTCTGACATTTTCCAAATCTAGGCTTGTTATGGCTATTTGCATATCCATTTCCAACTCTCCTCTTTGGGAAAATGTCTATTTTATGTTGTGTTCTATCTTGTATTAAGTTTGCATGGCCGAATATGTTGTTCATTAGCAATTTCAATCCTCATGAATGTGAAAAGAACTGTGTTTGGTATAGTTCAGAGAAGCGAGAAGAAAATTCTGTTTAGCCCAAATCTTGAAGTGCGCATGCCAAAGCAGTGAGCCATTCTGGCTGAAATGGTTGCTAAGCAAACAATCCGAAATTGACATACACACTACCCAACAGATGGTTTGGTTGCGACCGTGGCAAGTTTTAACTCAAAAGCTGATTGTGCTAGAAGTTGATTTTTTCAGATTAAAAACTGATTCTGAATAAAACAGTAAGCTATGAGGGGTCGTCGATCGCCAAGTTTGATGGCTCGTTCAAGTAGACATGTTTGGATGTGTGAATCTTCAAGTTTGATGGCtcattcaaaatttcaagtagACTTGTTTGGATGTGTGAATCTTCAGTGTGTTTGTAAGGTTGGAAGATATGTGGACTCGACTTCGCGCTCTCTTAGTGTGAAGTCGAGACCTGTCTCGGCACCGAAACTGTCCGATCCCTTCTCGTGCTCCATGCAAAGGCGCAGATTGCAGGTCGAGTTTCGCAGGCAATCCGAACGCATGGTGGGTCTTCGACCACAGGCGAACCTCGAGTTCAGCAAAAACCCGAGTTCATGTTCTAATCTGCGCATGTCCGCACGCGCGCCGCGCACACACACTCACCTGATGCACTTAAAAACAACTGAGTTTCTAGCACTGCGCTTGGAGTTTCCTTGTTATAAGTTATGCACATCCAAACACGTTTGATCTCAACCGGTTTAATCGTCCCAGCATCCCgcataaaaaaatttctgcaCAAACAAGCGTCAAGTATTTAGTCCCACATCGAGCAACCAAACAAACGTCGGAGCTCCTAGTCAACTTATAAGCACCTCGGCTCAACGGTTTCAAATCACGCAGCTGCGTGGTGAGCACAGAGCGAACTATTCTTTCGCCTTTTACTAAAGAATACCGTGTGCTCGCCACATAAAGCAGCATACGCCTATTTTTGGAGGGGCCGCTCCAATAGGAGCTCCCCcacaaaactaaaattaaaatttttaccgCAATCTAaaagtcaaaataaaataaagtatgtTATTTTTCATCTTTGTTCTGAGCGACATTTTGACCAAACTATGGCGGTAGACTAAAATGGGAAGTCACGGTTTGCTATAAATTtgttttaacttaaaaattaaaggaGCTAGGAAGGgggtttttcgaaaaaaaaattgattgggattttaaatttaacatcaACCTGGAACCCATGTTCCCTCCTTTTGGGTATTATTCAAAAACCAACGATTCCTTTCTGCTAGTGCCAATACTAGACCATCATAACatcaatcaataatttttttctattacaattatattttttgaactaCGTAGATttacttaaatattaaaaaaataaataaaagtggaCCATTTTTCTCACTTTCTTCAACAATTCTACATTAagtttaggctaaattatagaaaactcttctgtcaatacccgcttttcacttttcttcctctgtcatttaaaatcctacactttgccccattAAAAAATGAGAAATATTTACAGGGGTACAAACACCAtgacaaaataaccaaaatGTCTCTCACCATCTTCGTCTTCTCCCCTAACCTCGCTTAGCCGTCGCCCTTCCTCTTCCGTTCTTCGCGCCTTGCTCAACCGCTTTCAATGAGAAATGTTCACAGGAGTACATACAccgtgacaaaatgaccaaaatatccaTCACCATCTTCGTCTTCTCCCCCAATCTTGCTCGGCCGTCGTCCCTCCTCTTCCGTTCTTCGCGTCTCGCTCAACCGCAGTTCCGATTCCATTTTTCTCCACATGCTCCCCCGCTCTTCCTGCACTCGTGTTGCCTCTCCATTTCGGCGACGATAGGGAGGAGATCGGAGTGGGCATGGACGGAAAGGCGTGCGAGGGCGAGAGCGAGACTGCGAAGGAGCACGAGAGCATGTGTATGGACGCGAATGGAGGGGTGGGCAagggcgaggcggcggtggAGGGCGAGGTGGTGGTGTAGGGCGGCGAGGAAGGAAGCGGCAGGGAGGAGAgaatattttgggtataaaaaatatataataatggaATATAAACGGAACTCTAACGAAATACTAACGGCGGGGGGCCAAAGTCAACATTTCTGACTTTTCAAGGAGGCAAAGTATAAacttttaaatgacaggggggagagtgaaaaagcgggtatgGATaaggaggttttctgtaatttagccttaattttattagtaaaatTTCTAGTGCTTAGATATAAGCACATCTTTCATTTTTTGATATTAGGTCCCTTTCTGTTTTGCCTTCTTAAAtaatttctttatatattttttaaaaaatatcataaggaaaaatttatatagaaaaCGTCCCATTACACAAGACTTTCAAATAGCATCTTCAACTGGATACATGATTCAGGACTTTCAGATAAAATACATGGTGCATAATCTAAAGCATCATGCATTTTTTATAGAatgcatattatatattttatttatttttcatcaaatcTTATTTCGAAGTTGAATACTTATATATTTAGATATATCTTTATATTATCCAGCTCAATTCGATTAACTTTTCACCAAAAACAAAGGATTATAACTAggctttctttttaaaaaacaaaattctcactctttcttctttttgcaGGTAACAAAACAGCTTAAGTTATACTCACGAGATAGAGTAACGTGAAATtcccgaatatatatatatatatatatattgttggcaTTTGGTTAAATCGAATCCGGTGCGCATATGATTCGATTGGATCTGacgattattatattatctaattgtATTAGTATTAATTTCGCTTTTAAATTAGAAAGCTAACTagagataaattttaattatattagaataataattaataataacaagAAAACTAAGAGAGAAACGTAGAAATTATAttctccattaacctattattttagagggtcttgaacggtggattggAGATCGTACtggtttgtagttcgatccaccacGAGTTTGGAGCTATAGAAAATTGTCGAGGACGATCTGAAAACACGTGAATTAACCTCTACGATCCAGACTCGTCGCGTTTTAACGCAAGTTGCTTCCGCTAAAAGGTACGAACAAATACTTCCGCTGCATTCTATAAGTTCCATGAGCAATTATATCAGGAGTAGCNatatatatatttatttatttattttatgcgGCAATATTCAGTTTGTGCTACCCCGTCTTTTTCGCCCTGGAGCGACCTCCTCGCCAttcccaatctctctctctttctctctctctctctctaataatcCTCTCTCAATCCCCAAATCCATATCCTCGATCTCTTTTccccaatttattttttttgccctttcaatCGATTACTGTGAATGTAGGCTCGTATATGTCCAACACAATTAACGATCGATGGGTGGTGGTGGCCAATTGATCTCCGTTTATCCTGAAGAGCTCACCTTCGAATGTAAGCTCCAGTTTTTTCCCACACAATTTCCCcgatttttactttttttccccTGAATTTTGTAGTAAATCTTgtgaaaaaatcacttttttattttttttggtgattagTTGAGCTAGAGAAGCCATCTTATTGTAATCTGAAGGTGGTTAACAACACCGAACACCATGTGGCCTTCAAGGTGCGTGGTCACACCCATTTCCCCCAAAATTTTGCCCTAATTTGTCTCttattttctgtaattttgcGTTGATTTTGGTTTATTTACGAAATATTCGAGTTTGGTACTCCTAAAAGATTCGAGCTTTTCCCTGTGGATAGGTTAAAACGACGTCGCCGAAGAAGTATTTCGTTCGACCAAACACAAGTGTGGTCCAACCGTGGGACACATGTACCATAACAGGTAGATTTTTTGGCTAATCTTGATGCATCATAATATCTTTTATGGAAAATTTTTTCATACCCACAGCATAGAATCGCCcaaaaaatcaatcaaaaaccatccttttcttttgctaATCTTTTAGATGGTTTTAGTTAGCTGTGGTGATCTCAAAAATTGCACAGAAGTTGAATTTGCATTCatgatctattttttttctcctcttacTTGTACTAAGTATTTGATCTTGATTGTGCCAATTTGTAGTCACTCTTCAAGCACAAAAAGAGTACCCAATTGACATGCAATGCAAGGACAAATTCCTcatacagagtactaaagtccCTCCAAACGCCGATATCGATGAAATCCCTCCCGATACGGTGAGctatttgatagatttatcaCTGGTTTAGAagattaatatattttgtttctaCCTGATTGTTGCTTtaattgttgttgtttttgtatGCTGAATGCAGTTCAATAAAGAGGGGGATAAGGTGATAGAGGAATTGAAGTTAAGGGTCGTTTACGCAAATCCAGCAGAAAAGGAATCTGGTCTTACCTCATCCAGGAGCTTGAAAAAAGGCTCTGACGATCTCATGGTGAGGTGGTTTTGCTTAAGATTCTTCTATTAATTGATGCTTTGCAGCTCTTAATGGctgattttttccttttctgctAACTTCAGATGCTCAAGAATTCGAGCATTGAAGAGGTAACAGTTTATGTCACCTTCGCGGTTTCTTTTGaatcgcttttgttgtagaatTTGTTCAGCAAACTTTCTTCTATTTTGCATTCGTCATGAAGCATTATTCTTTCATAGATATTGTACTTATAGTGAACTTAATTGCACGAAATAAGTTTATCATTTAAGACATGATTCAGTAATGTCTTTCTTATTTCTTCTTTCGTCTTTGACTGCTTTAGTGTTTAACATGTTTTGGATATCTTCTTATGGATGAGCACTTTATGCTGGTGTAATAAATTGGATATGTTTGCTTTGTTGCGCACTATATTAAGTTACTGTcgaattttgaaaaatgaatAAACATAACATGCACACACATAGGAAGgtttatttattatctttatgaGTTTGaaccaaaataatattttgcctTTTCTTCTGTTAGTTTTCGGCAAGGCAGTGGGTTGATCTTAGTAAGGGAACACAAAAGATGTCTTGATGCATAACATTAGGCAAACTGCAGCTTATTTAGAAATCATTTTGCCAGCCACAGAAAATTAGCAGTATTTTCTAACAGAGTTAGCATTGCAAATCTTTTATCTGCCAATGAAAGATAATGATCCTATGTTGATCCTTTtgcattgtttgatacctttACTACTGTTTGTCACCAGAGTTAGGACATAGAAGTTAGTACGTAGAAGTTAATTGAGATTCTTTCCACCTTTCATATTTTGTCTACTGTATTGCTGATTAAGTTGATAAACTTACAATCATTCTTTTGTCAATGTAAGCTTTCGTTTTGTTCTCAAACAAGTTTTTCTTGGGCAGATCCAGACAGTGCAGCGTCtgagggaggagagagatgCCACTATTCAGCAAAATCATCAGTTGCAACGTGAACTGGTAAGTTGTCACGCGACATTTT
This genomic window from Ananas comosus cultivar F153 linkage group 3, ASM154086v1, whole genome shotgun sequence contains:
- the LOC109707449 gene encoding vesicle-associated protein 2-1 isoform X2, which gives rise to MGGGGQLISVYPEELTFEFELEKPSYCNLKVVNNTEHHVAFKVKTTSPKKYFVRPNTSVVQPWDTCTITVTLQAQKEYPIDMQCKDKFLIQSTKVPPNADIDEIPPDTFNKEGDKVIEELKLRVVYANPAEKESGLTSSRSLKKGSDDLMIQTVQRLREERDATIQQNHQLQRELEMLKRRKNRKRDAGFSLTFAAFAGLIGLLLGFIMNLALSSPPAA
- the LOC109707449 gene encoding vesicle-associated protein 2-1 isoform X1; its protein translation is MGGGGQLISVYPEELTFEFELEKPSYCNLKVVNNTEHHVAFKVKTTSPKKYFVRPNTSVVQPWDTCTITVTLQAQKEYPIDMQCKDKFLIQSTKVPPNADIDEIPPDTFNKEGDKVIEELKLRVVYANPAEKESGLTSSRSLKKGSDDLMMLKNSSIEEIQTVQRLREERDATIQQNHQLQRELEMLKRRKNRKRDAGFSLTFAAFAGLIGLLLGFIMNLALSSPPAA